The Malus sylvestris chromosome 14, drMalSylv7.2, whole genome shotgun sequence genome segment GAATTGCTAATGCATCATCAACAAGCTGATCAGGGTTTTCTGATGATGAAGATATTATGTCAATTAGCAATGGAACAATGCCTGCGTCCAGCACTTTTTGTAGATTCTTGGCACGAAGGAGCAGCCCGAGAATTGCAACCACGGAGTTCTTTTTGCCACACGTTGTTCCTTCCCTGATCAGCTCCACAAGAGCTGGGATGGCCTCGGGTAATTCTCCAATTAGTTTCCGATACTGGCTTGTCGAAGAGAGGTGAAATATCGTTGCAGCTGCGCATTGCCGGGCTTCTAAACTCAACCCATTTTTAAGAACAGCAACAACTGATGGTAGTCCTCCCCATGACATTATCAATTTCATTCCGCTTGCGTATTTCGCGAGCTTCAACAAGGCTGCGATTGCATTCACTTGCGTGGATGCATCCGCGGAATTCAGTAGTTTCAGCAGAGGAGGGATGGAGCCAGCCTTGATAAAACAAGACCTATTGAAAATGTTTGATTTGGCTAGCAGCCGAATCTCATAAGCAGCCTTGTTTTTCTGTTCGCTTGTTCCGCAAGCAACCCTTCCGCTGAGAAATCTCGAGAGAAACTTCATTGCTTGTTTAGCAACGGGGCTACCATGCGCGACCGTTTGATCTTTGTCGGAGCTTTGCGTTCCTGGCCTGCCAAGAGAAACGCCATTGTATTCACAAAGATTTTTTAGTAGCTTGCGAAGAATCGAATTCGGTACCAACTCTGTGTTTGTGATCACCTCTCCTGTTTTGGGGCAGAGCATGTTTCCGGCGCGGAGCCATTTCTGAATCGAACTTCGATCGTATGTCTGACCTGTAGATACAGTCACCGGATCAAGCATTAGCTCAAGAGAAATCGGGCACTTGAAATCTTCAGGGTTTAAGCAACGAAACATCTCCACGTTGCACCTGGAGTCGATTTGATTCGCAGCGTTTTGATGATCCAATGTTTCGAAGATCACTCCCCTGCTGTAGCTCAGGAACCCCACCAAGCTACTGAGAAAAGGAACCTCCCTCTCGTCGCGATCGGAACGCTTGAAAGCGATTTCTTCTTCCAAGAATTTGATCTCCATGTTGCAGTCGCTCCATCTTTTGACTCGAAGGTAATCGAGGACCCGCTTTACGGCATTCAAATCGGGCTCGATTCCCCTTTCGAATTGGCTCAGAATCGCAAGCAATCGTTTCGAAGCCAATTTGTCATCCGCTTCGAGCTCGATTTTGACCTTCCACGATTGCTTCGACACCAATTCAACCAATTCCTTAACTTCATCGCCAACATCGATCAATTTCAACGGCAAAACATCAAGAGCCGTCGCCAGAGCTCGAATCAGCAGCCGAAATTGGGTAGCAAGAAACTCGCATTTCGTCAGCATCAAAATCCGACCGCCTTCTCTCGTGCAGTCTTCCAACAAAAACCGGATTTTTTGGAAGACGAAATGAAGCTCGGAGAAGCAGAGGACAGCGGAAGATTTCGAAAGAGCCGAATTGCACTCACATGCCTCCTCAAAGAACATGAGAAGAACACGAACTAGGCGAATTGCTTCCCGGCTATTCTTCCGTTGCGTCGCGAAGCATTTCGAGTGGAAATTGCAGATTGTGTGGAAGAGAGGGATCAGAGAGTCGAGAAGGGTCTCCGGAGAAATACATTCGCAAGGGCGCACCGCCGGAAACATGAGTATCCGGCGGTCGTCGCTATCAAATCTCGAATTCATTGATACAATTGTGTGTGGAGAAACAGAGTGGCTCTGTTTTTGTACATAAAATTGGTGTAGCATTCGACTCAGAAGAGAAATGGTTCTCTGTTTTTGCTCTCTGTTTGTTTTCGGAATTAATGGGAGGAGCAGCGGCAAAAGTTGCAACAATATAGGGAGATAACGGGCACGTGGCGGGATCCTAGTAGTCCACGTTCCTAAGTTGATTAGGATTAAAAACATGACTGGATAGGCTACCTGGACACGTGGGGAGGTGGGGTTCGCTAGTGATCGTGGGGACCACAAGCCGACTGGGACACGTGGACTCAGCTTTTGGGCGACGTGTTGCGGTGGCAATGGGGCACCCAGAGGAACACGCGTGTGTTTTCCTGTGTTTTGGGTCAATTTTAATTAGAGACAAAAGTCGATTGACTAAACAGAAAATTAGAGTTTAAAAGCATGGGCTAACGCATGCAAGTTCACGTTATACCGACCAAAATTCTTGAGTGTAAACCGTTCATTACTAATTGTTTTATGTACAAAAACAGGTTTGATTTTAAAACAACGTAAGGTGTGACTTTTATTAGGTCGCTTCGGTCACTAAGTAGAAGTAGTGCGTAAAATGATGGTGAATGAAAAACAAACACAAATGCAAGTGGTTCACTTTAAGTTGAGTTACGTCAACTAGGGTAgtggagttctcattaataatGTAGAGCTTGTATGATACAAAAGTTCAAGCATAATCATTAATAGTAAATTCTAATAATGGATTAAGGAATCTAAGATCATAAGAGGCTtaattgtgggagaatgatcttttTATAATTGATGAGAGTTCCTTGTTTTTGTCATcggtcgatgtgggactctaAGAGTTTTATTCTAGTGTTGACAAGTGTCAAAATATATTGATCTCTTAGTTCGAGAGAAACTCATGTGCTTCATCAGTTGTGCCTTAGCATGACCCCTTCAGTAGGTCCCTGAACGAATATAGTGACTGGTACTCGGTAGTTTCAGGATAAATGAAGTATGGTTTTGAGATAtagacacaaatctcaaaatttaaactcatgtaATGATAATAAATAGGATGGTGAACAAAAATGCACACCATTATTCATGAAGAATGGGACTTGGCTACTGAAGAATCAACAGCACCCCTGCTGATCACCCATCACGGCTGGACACATGTCCAAGTTGTTGattttttaatccaacttaaaCACGTTTCCAGCTGTGATGGGTGATCAGCAGGGGGTGCTACTGCTGATTCTTTCAACAGCCAAGTTCTATCAATTCATGAATCATGATTCTTTGAATTGTGAATGAACTTCTCTGAATATGATTTTATAATacttctttcattttttaatgaaacatatTTTCTAACAACAAACATACGTGGCATACTTGACGtcgagaaaataaataattattttaatcaGAATTCATTAATGTATTAGAGAGATCTTATCTTAAACAATGTTTTAAGACTAATGAAACTGCTTTAGGTGTAGCGGTGAAGTAATTTCACCAGTTTTATTTCTCAAGCAATTTGATCACTTAAGCAATAagttaatacataaataatcaGTTTTATTTCACCAATCAAATTCTTGTTTGTGGCCACAAAAGGGTTTGACAAGTGGACCAACAACATTGCGCCAAGTTGAACGCGTCTATTTTTTGGAGATTAGTATATTAATATGCGTTCATTGGATTTTGGTTTATCCTATAATTGTGATTGggatgttaaaaaaaatatttctttgACATCATTCTCCATGGAAAGAGTAATTAGTCGACGCCAGATGAAGTGGCGTTACCGATTTATTAATATTATAGTATACGTTGTTGTTGAGTATCATCATACTTTAGAATTTAGATGAACGagttttgatatattattttgtcttctatttatattataaaatatgagtTAATAACATTTCACTGCAGTGTTAagttagaagaagaagaaacatagAGAAAAACgaatcaattttttatttatttataaaagacACTGTTACATTGACATATTGGGACAATTAAGTAACTAATTTTGACTAACTACATTTAGTTACATTCTAatcggacaaggattgtctgcccttcttgtttccgtgccctcctgttttgtgtggtcatgattaagccacgtcaacattttatattgtttttttatagagataatatgataaaaatgaatagtaatataaaatgttgacgtggtttaaccgtgaccacataaatagaaaaatatgaaagggCACGAGAACAAGAAAAGcggacaatccttgtccattctAACCATCTCATCTAATGACTGTTATCCAATTTGAAGTGTGGCTGCCATTGaaatttttctcaaaaaaaccTTCCTTCTTTTTTGACATTTGACGTGCTTCGAAAAGTTTGACCCCACTcctatattataatattttagaaAGAATCTCACATTAAAAGGTTGACATGGTTGGCTGCAATGGCAACAAAACCACCCCTTTTCAGCCGGTTGTGGGAGAGGAGGAATTCGAACCCCAACATAACCACGTGTTCTAATCCTTTGAGCTACAAGTTTCAACCACGTGTTCTAATCCTTTGAGCTACAAGTCTCGTTCCGTCTACTTTGAATCTATTCCTGAAAGtgccctaaaaaaaaaaaacctttcctCTCTAATATTAAAATTCGATAGAGATGAaattgaatatatttttttctttggatTACGTAGGAATCTATGGATATATCCGATTTAATCTTCTTGTTTCTATACTGTCAAAACTTGGTACAAGATTGTAAATCTGTCTTGGTTATTTGTAATGAGCGCCGAAAATCACTAAATTTTGAAAGGATGAAACTTCTGAAGCATTCCCATAAAACAGTACAACGTCTTTATGCTACCATAAACTCGTCAAACTTCTTTGGATTCCAGACAGACTTTGTGTATCTTTATTATTTGAAACCACATAAATCGGAGCATATGGTTTGGTCTTCTACAACCATGCCGGATTCTTCAAAGGAGTGACAACAGCCTTCACCTGCAAGTAGTTATGAAGGCTGTAGATTCCCTTCTCTCTGCCTATTCCACTCATCTTGTATCCACCAAAAGGAATTGCAGCATCAAACACGTCGAAGCAATTCACCCAGACTGTCCCAGCCCTCAATGCCCGTGTCAAGTAGTTGGCGGTGTCAATGTTTTTGGTGAAAACTCCGGCAGCTAGACCATAGCGTGTTGCATTTGCCCTTCGGACCACTTCATCGAGCTCCCTGGTACACAACGTGAAATTATTAGGCATGTAAAAAATATTCCAATGCAAGAACCTGATGCAGTGTGACAGTTTTAACTTACTTGAATTTCAAAATTGATTGCACTGGGCCGAAGATCTCATCCTTTGCTATCAACATATCGTCCTGATTGAAATGTTCAGGAATCGTGTTACGCGAAATGATATTTCAAGTGTATAAGTTGAAGCGGCTATCTTTGGACGAAGAAATAATATACCTTAACATTTGAGAAAACAGTAGGCTGGATGAAGTATCCCTTGGAGCCCAATCTTCCACCTCCACATTCGAGGGTAGCATCGCTATCAATGCCAGCTCTTATGTATCTAAGGACCTTCTCAAACTGCTCATTGTCGATCTGTGAATTGTCGCAATGATTAGAAGCCTAACTTAAAAACTTAAATTCTTTATATCACAGATGAGTACATGAAACGAAAAGAACATCGTTGAAATGACAAATATTTGAATACCTGAGGGCCTTGTTCAACGCCCTTCTTAAAGGGATCGCCAACAACACGCTTCACAGCACGTGCCTTTGCTTTCTCTATGAACTCATCATACACACGCTCATGTACAAAAGTACGAGACCCGGCACAGCAACATTGCCCCTGCACGTCATCCAAGCATTCATTAATGATGTGTTCCGAACTTCTGATTGTACAGAACCCGGCTTCATGGAGAACTAATTGAACCAACCTGATTAAAGAAGAGAGCAAAGTGCGCAAGCTCCACAGCATGATCAATGTCAGCGTCTTCACATATAATGAAAGGTGATTTCCCTCCGAGCTCTAATGTTACAGGCTTAAGATTGCTTCTTGCAGCCAATTCAAGAATAATCTTTCCAGTATCAGTTGATCCGGTGAAAGCTACCTGAAAAGGGACGCGGTAATGGTTTTAAGGAGCTGGCATATCCAGTGTACAGGGAGAGAGAAGGACCCAAAAATACCTTGTCCACATCCATATGACTGGCAAGAGCAGCACCAGCAGTTGGCCCATCTCCAGAAACTACGTTTAGAACACCCGGAGGAAGACCAGCCTGTCACAGAGGAAGCTGAGTATACTAGAAAATGAACTAGGACGGAAAAGAAATATAGAATGCACACACTTCATGCTGATGCAGAATAATAATACTAcagatttatttttatatatttctctTGGCACGTAGATGTGTACTGAGTGAGGGAGAGTGAGGCGTCACAGGCCTACCTCTTGGAATAGCTTTGCGACATAGAGGGCAGTCAGAGGCGTCTGCTCGGCGCTCTTTAGGACAATAGTGTTACCACAAGCCAGTGCAGGCCCAACTTTCCAGGCAAACATGAGTAGAGGAAAATTCCATGGAATAATCTGTCCTGCAACACCAATTGGTTCATGCAGCGTTTGCACATGATAAGGTCCATCAGCCGGAACAGTTAGACCATGGATTTTGTCAGCCCATCCTGGATAATTTGAGGAAGAAATTGTATATAAAAACAATGTAAAACAATGTAATGaatgaaaaagcaaaacaaagcaGTTCATTTTAGTGTTCTAACCAGCATAGTAGTGAAATAGACGAGCCAACATTGGTACTTCGGCTGTCAGAGCTTGTTCATAAGGCTTCCCGTTATTCCATGTCTCTAGAGCTGCCAGCTCTTCACTGTTTTTCTCAACCAAATCAGCAAAGCGTAATAATATCCGCGATCTTTCctgataaaaagaaagaaaaaaagatgaaGTCTCAGTGAAAATTCGGATCAATATCTTTATATCCCTCATATACTAATCCAGCAGCGAAAGCACGACAGAATAATGTACTTTACAATCCAGACCAATGCAATGTACAAAAGTTCTTACATAAGCGCCCATCTTCGGCCACGGTCCCTCATCAAATGCCTTGCGAGCAGCAGCTACTGCACGGTTAATATCTTCTGCGTCACCCTCAGCCACATGAGCAATCACTTCTCCTGTACGAGGATCGTATGTTGGAAATTTTTTTCCTGGCAAACAAGAATTTCAAACATTAGCTCCATTACATTGTCCGGCAGCCACATCTTTTTGCAAGTTCCAATTAGCCAAACACAAAGGCATCAAATGAAAATCTTTTGTTCAATGAAGAAAATATTACCTGACGCAGCGTCAACGAATTTCCCATTGATTAGGTGCTGAGTGTGACTAATTTGAACAGGTGGAATGATTAACTCCTCAGTTGCTACAGCGGTACTGCTAAACCTGCTAACACTTCTCCCTGAAGATATTCGTCATattaaatcaaagaaaattaaaatcaaaatgcCATCCTTGGTTGTATGATGGCATCTGAATAAATCaattttgcataaaattcgATAATCCCAGGATTCCTTCATTTTTCGTTCTGTAAATCGTTAGTTGAGTCATGCGATAAGTGTTTTTTGGTCATACTGTTTCCACCACCCTCCAAGACAAGAAGAAAGCCATCATTCAGAaattccacacacacacacacacacaaagagaGAGACACCAAATCATACAGAAATTCATACAGATCGTCGTCGCATGAACTTTGTCAATCAACTACTAGCCTTTCTATTGACCTTGATTAGTTCCAGCTTGAATTACTCGCAAATGTGAGCTAAGTCGGTTGGTCACGGACAGTGTGCCCAAAACTGAATTTTACTCAAGTCATCTCTCTTTTCCAAATTACTTGCATGATCTCAGTTGGGTTGCACATCAACTAAGCTTTAACATCATTTTTGTCATCAGGGGATCTTACATCACTAAGTTTTCATTTCTGGGGGATTCAGCTAGCTTTTATAAAGATCCAAGATGCTAGTCATATATTTATAATCCACAAACAAAAACAGTCAATGCCCTTTTTAATGCCAGATCAAACTAGATTAACAACAGATTAAATTTGGAATCTGATgatcagagagagagaatacCAGATCAAAACAGTAAAAGCATGCATGAAGATAAAAACCATGgaatcaaaagaagaaaaccCAAGAAAGATTCACAGAAGAAAAAGcgaaacaaaagtaaaaaaagtaaaaaagcaAAAAAGTAGAAAAGGACAAAGGTGGGAAGCAGGTGGCCACCTCGAGAGCGAAGCAGAGAAGCTGCAgaaccagaagaagaagaagaagaagaagaagaagaagcggcTGAGAGGGAGCGAGAGAGTAAAAAGGAGAGTCTCCGAGCTGCCATATCCACCCACAGAGCTAGCTGCTGAGAAAAtacctcaaaactcaaaagcTTATCTTTTGAGTTTTGATTCCAATCTTATAGAAAAACAGAGTCCTGTCTTCTGCCTCAAAAGTTTCAAGGAAGACAAAtagcgctctctctctctctctctctctctctctctctctctctaacccacTGGACGGCACAGACAAAGAGCactgtatttttaaatttaaattgttatagtttttaaatttaaataataaattatgtttgatcTTATGATTTTTTGATCTTCGGTTAGGGATGATTTTCTGTGACATAGTTAAAACAAGCCTTATAGCCATTTCGTCCTCGGTTAGAGATAAAAGCAAATATAATCttatattattcattaaaatattaatttcttgaagaACTAGAAGATTAAAACGAACTTTCTAGCCAGCCTTCGATTAAAGATGATCTTAGTATAACACCAAAGTCCAAgtgaatttaaaaattaaatattataaaacaGCAGAAAATATTACTAAAAAGCTAAACGAATAAAGAGTATGCTGTGAACCTTTAgttaaacttttataattggccTAATTTTTTAGGCattagatttttaaaaaaaattattcaattttttatgtattttagcCACGTGCACGACATATAGcaattgtttgttaaaaaagaaagataatttttttccttgtatggacaccatttcttcttcttctgttcTGTTAGTTTATTCCGTAAACGTTTGTTTGAATTTTAGAATTTAAGGAAAATTTGACTAATTGTAAAAGGTTCATAAATGTAATCAGTTAAAATTCAAGTTCAGTTGGAAATCGACAGACACTCCAAGTTCGGTGGAAAAATCTGCCTAACCCTCTATCAACTAAACAAAGCAGAAACTATGTATTCCATCAGAAAATAATCGATTATGCTCTGATTCTTACACACTAATTTACAAATGAAAAATCTCTTACGAGTTTATTTAATATTCTTCTCATCACCAACCCctataattttattgatatcTTTCCCACATCACAAAATTTATGGGTCCAAACGTTATTAAGCCTTACAAGCACTGCTGTTCTCTTGGTTTCATCGTCATCTTGGAGTATGTTTTTGAATGGAAAAATAGATGTCAACTTTTAAGTtgtgtttggatttttttatgtCAGCGACACTAAGTTTATATTATTCATTGAAGTGGATTCGAATTTAGATTCATATGGGAAACACAATATCTTAGCCAATTTGATAGAGCTTTAGGTATGCAAGGTGTTCAAATTAGTCGTAGAAGATGATTTAGTGATGAATGAAACTTATCATTTCTAAACTCACAAAAAATAATAGGATTTATGTGTTGAAGAATACAAATCTCCCATTagagatttaaaaaattaaacatggCTTATATTGAATGGTTGTACTGCTGATTACAGAGAAaacttttgtgataaaattatTACACTTATCACCTTGAGCATGTAGTAAAATGTAAGTTGTGAGACAATATTTGTGGTGTTAGTAGTGAATTAATGATTCGATTTTTTAAAAGATtaacatataaaattaaaatttgaacgtTGTCAGTAATTTCTTGCTTCAtcatacattttattttatcatcAATTTCTTGTCCCAACACATTcgatattattttatattaaaatttgtGTTGCTAGTAGTGGGTTGATAGTTCTTCTtaaaatattaacatttaaaattaaaatttgaacgtTGTCATTAATTTCTTGCTTCATCATACATATTATTTTATCATCAATTTCTTGTCCCAACACCttcaatattattttatattagcACATTTGAAAGCAAAATCGGCCGCAATTGTGTAATCCTTTTAGGGCACGACACCTTAGGAATTAATACAATGTGAATATGGATTCGTATCTTCAGCAATCTGACCGAAAGGAAAAAGTTCCTAATCTACAGTAATAGGTAAAAACTATGAAcgcaataaattaaaaaaagaaagtttTAACAAGAGCAATCTACCACTTATAAAGGTGTTTAAAATGATAGCATTATTACGAGGataatttgttttttaacaacATTATGAGGAGAATTAAACAATCACAATTGATAAGGaattacaataaaataaaataaaaataaagtacCACATAAATGAAATGACAAGTGTTTAAAAGCTCGTTTGACCGTACTTTTAAAGtgactgaaagtgtttttggtgaaaacaTTTTTGAGacaattcttaataaaaatgcaagtaaaagttgaaaaaatatttaaaatgatttctacaagaagcacataattggtACTTTTTGCAGGAAGTATAAGTACTTTTGCAAAAAATACTTTAAGTGCTTAAGTAATTCTTACAAAAAGTACTATAAGTACTTTTGAAACTCAATAATATTTGTTCTAAAACTAATTTCAGTCATTTTTAAAATGTTtccaaacaaaccctaatttggtataaaaaaggatggttggtggcatatgttaaggataaacaaaaagaGGAGGGAAATATTGGTATAGCATCCAAAAATAAAGGACGTTCCAGGATAATAATGATTGTGCAGGCCCCAAAATCCTTTACATAATGTAGTTCCAAAGAAATGTCATTGTCATGTGGTGGGTAATGAGTTGGTCTGGCAAATTGGCAATGGTGAAAGTCATTAtcatacctttttttttattcggtTTTTTAATTGAAGTAGAAAGAAACGAACTTTGAACTTTTCATATTT includes the following:
- the LOC126600620 gene encoding U-box domain-containing protein 19-like, which encodes MLHQFYVQKQSHSVSPHTIVSMNSRFDSDDRRILMFPAVRPCECISPETLLDSLIPLFHTICNFHSKCFATQRKNSREAIRLVRVLLMFFEEACECNSALSKSSAVLCFSELHFVFQKIRFLLEDCTREGGRILMLTKCEFLATQFRLLIRALATALDVLPLKLIDVGDEVKELVELVSKQSWKVKIELEADDKLASKRLLAILSQFERGIEPDLNAVKRVLDYLRVKRWSDCNMEIKFLEEEIAFKRSDRDEREVPFLSSLVGFLSYSRGVIFETLDHQNAANQIDSRCNVEMFRCLNPEDFKCPISLELMLDPVTVSTGQTYDRSSIQKWLRAGNMLCPKTGEVITNTELVPNSILRKLLKNLCEYNGVSLGRPGTQSSDKDQTVAHGSPVAKQAMKFLSRFLSGRVACGTSEQKNKAAYEIRLLAKSNIFNRSCFIKAGSIPPLLKLLNSADASTQVNAIAALLKLAKYASGMKLIMSWGGLPSVVAVLKNGLSLEARQCAAATIFHLSSTSQYRKLIGELPEAIPALVELIREGTTCGKKNSVVAILGLLLRAKNLQKVLDAGIVPLLIDIISSSSENPDQLVDDALAILAILAENAVGSHEILYAIDLHLIIRILQTSTSQRAKKYCVSTLLSLCINGGAEVVAVLATEPSLMPRLFSLLTDGTSHSINEASSLIKFLHNFGETSAPRWMSTAVRRKQSVR
- the LOC126600749 gene encoding aldehyde dehydrogenase family 2 member B4, mitochondrial-like, which codes for MAARRLSFLLSRSLSAASSSSSSSSSSGSAASLLRSRGRSVSRFSSTAVATEELIIPPVQISHTQHLINGKFVDAASGKKFPTYDPRTGEVIAHVAEGDAEDINRAVAAARKAFDEGPWPKMGAYERSRILLRFADLVEKNSEELAALETWNNGKPYEQALTAEVPMLARLFHYYAGWADKIHGLTVPADGPYHVQTLHEPIGVAGQIIPWNFPLLMFAWKVGPALACGNTIVLKSAEQTPLTALYVAKLFQEAGLPPGVLNVVSGDGPTAGAALASHMDVDKVAFTGSTDTGKIILELAARSNLKPVTLELGGKSPFIICEDADIDHAVELAHFALFFNQGQCCCAGSRTFVHERVYDEFIEKAKARAVKRVVGDPFKKGVEQGPQIDNEQFEKVLRYIRAGIDSDATLECGGGRLGSKGYFIQPTVFSNVKDDMLIAKDEIFGPVQSILKFKELDEVVRRANATRYGLAAGVFTKNIDTANYLTRALRAGTVWVNCFDVFDAAIPFGGYKMSGIGREKGIYSLHNYLQVKAVVTPLKNPAWL